In Mytilus edulis chromosome 4, xbMytEdul2.2, whole genome shotgun sequence, the following proteins share a genomic window:
- the LOC139518905 gene encoding toll-like receptor 13, with product MEFLKLYFFCFIWYNYIQVRTEKSDVPCLKKFCSCSRKHSRARCNRLMYIPRVPSYVVILEMENNFLSHISMGTFRNVSNNNLTGLTFINNSIEVLTVDAFKEMNNLRHLKISHEFFLNVSSLKMSFKNLNKVRMQTMYFINNGWTMLPLDFFSDFRNHTLVKLSLDDNILRNFNGSQLLEFSEIHTLSVERNELVIFNASGLHTVHHLVLISNNLFEIPNFCSNETGQSLVPKLSQLNLKDNAIRKLGSSSFKCLENLRELILDENRVLVLKNDTFSRLTNLKTLLINRMPHLSTIEPTAFRCPSLEVLKFVQNEFYFVSSTKNKTFSFDPSNLFKHARSLKKVDLTRNHMTNNPGLFQKIFYPLTNLTELNLQATYIRMLPERVFQRMPFLKSLHLKGNRITTWNRKVFENLTSLRNLYMDGNHIRVINESSFPIKLLRSLEAFDISFNKFWCTCAQKWFVDYLRSSNISKILKNWPQFYRCDYPDYKRGVLLIKYKPTDAECATWSPIFTVIIVIVVSIFLVIVVLFLMFNCQANIRNLIYLFRVIKRKRKGYIRINTSESFEYDAFVIYCDSDRQWVHLELLKHLEGMDLKVCIHHRDFEVGEHIIDNITKYVGKSWKVVIVMSNNFTKSEWCQWELDLVQERRRRHGKDALVLIMYSQIDSSHMTNSIRSLLDTTPHLRYQKGLGEDLFWSAFTNAVRKPFEDPPTAIL from the coding sequence ATGGAATTTCTAaagctatattttttttgctttatttggtACAATTATATTCAAGTTCGGACAGAAAAGAGCGatgtaccttgtttgaaaaaattCTGCAGCTGTAGTAGAAAACATAGTCGCGCAAGATGTAACCGTTTAATGTATATTCCAAGAGTACCGAGTTATGTAGTGATCTTAGAAATGGAAAACAACTTCTTGTCTCATATCAGTATGGGCACATTTCGAAATGTGTCGAACAATAACTTAACAGGTTTAACCTTCATAAACAATTCAATAGAAGTATTGACGGTAGATGCCTTTAAGGAAATGAATAACCTCAGACATTTGAAAATATCACATGAattctttttaaatgtttcttctcTGAAAATGTCATTCAAAAATCTAAACAAAGTACGAATGCAAACAATGTATTTCATAAACAATGGATGGACTATGCTTCCTTTGGACTTCTTCTCTGATTTTAGAAATCACACCTTGGTAAAACTATCATTGGACGACAACATATTGAGGAATTTTAATGGCAGTCAGCTGTTGGAATTTTCAGAGATACATACACTTAGTGTTGAAAGAAATGAACTTGTAATTTTTAATGCAAGTGGTTTACACACAGTTCATCATCTAGTTCTAATTTCGAATAACCTGTTCGAAATTCCAAATTTCTGTTCCAATGAAACAGGACAGTCTTTAGTGCCCAAGTTATCTCAACTGAATCTAAAGGACAACGCTATTCGTAAGCTAGGTTCGTCATCTTTCAAGTGTCTTGAAAATCTGCGAGAGCTTATTCTTGATGAAAACCGtgttttggttttaaaaaatGATACTTTTTCCCGTCTGACAAATTTAAAAACGCTATTGATCAATCGGATGCCTCATCTGTCAACAATTGAACCAACAGCATTCAGATGCCCTTCGTTGGAAGTACTAAAATTTGTTCAAAATGAGTTCTATTTTGTGAGTTCGACAAAAAATAAAACGTTTTCCTTTGATCCTAGTAATCTTTTCAAACACGCCCGAAGTCTAAAAAAAGTAGATTTAACGAGAAATCATATGACAAACAACCCTGGtctatttcagaaaatattttatcCGCTTACAAATTTGACTGAACTGAATTTACAAGCTACATATATTAGGATGTTGCCAGAAAGAGTATTTCAAAGGATGCCATTTTTAAAATCTCTGCATCTTAAGGGTAATAGAATTACAACTTGGAATCGAAAAGTGTTCGAAAATCTAACGTCATTGAGAAATTTATACATGGATGGAAACCACATTCGAGTTATTAATGAATCATCATTTCCGATAAAGTTATTACGATCGTTAGAGGCATTCGATATATCGTTTAATAAATTCTGGTGTACATGTGCTCAGAAATGGTTTGTTGATTATTTACGTTCCTCAAACATTTCTAAAATACTGAAGAATTGGCCACAATTTTACAGGTGCGATTACCCAGATTATAAAAGAGGTGTTCTTCTCATAAAATACAAACCAACAGACGCCGAGTGCGCAACATGGAGTCCGATTTTTACAGTAATCATTGTTATTGTTGTATCAATTTTTCTTGTAATTGTTGTGTTATTTCTAATGTTTAATTGTCAGGCAAATATTCGcaatttgatttatctatttcgAGTTATCAAACGCAAAAGAAAAGGATATATCAGAATCAATACCTCTGAAAGCTTTGAATATGACGCGTTTGTGATATACTGTGATTCAGATCGACAATGGGTTCATTTGGAACTTCTTAAACACCTAGAAGGAATGGACTTAAAAGTTTGCATTCACCATCGTGATTTTGAGGTTGGAGAACATATCATAGACAATATTACCAAGTATGTAGGCAAAAGCTGGAAAGTAGTTATAGTTATGTCGAATAACTTTACAAAAAGTGAATGGTGCCAATGGGAACTTGACCTTGTACAGGAAAGGAGACGACGGCATGGGAAAGATGCGTTAGTTCTAATAATGTACAGTCAAATAGATTCAAGTCATATGACTAACTCTATCAGATCTTTACTTGACACGACGCCACATCTACGATATCAAAAAGGGTTAGGCGAAGACCTATTTTGGTCTGCCTTCACGAATGCCGTCAGGAAACCATTTGAAGATCCTCCTACGGCCATCCTGTAG